In Drosophila yakuba strain Tai18E2 chromosome X, Prin_Dyak_Tai18E2_2.1, whole genome shotgun sequence, a single genomic region encodes these proteins:
- the LOC6525739 gene encoding uncharacterized protein LOC6525739, whose protein sequence is MFLAVNQSLQNTSKKKRKRRTGEDDPQEDSGDGTPAVPRLEPSASSDQLVGGNGATCRVCKCPGRQSLTLVYIYLGALTLILASLSIVFYTHTQDIESLPQVEESYSSKSFRVQFQAELMRSEEELRRLVNRIIEEEQQLVGSTTTSSTTQARDPLKNERKFTDNLISHTPRPTGKRMRRDIASSAPASMHADPLIEFFNPNHRKVLEEQDTEIRKRTGQKGAAPGGDEWIYLNTYCRVPEKIITGFCKGTQDYCPPAPQGPTGEVGPKGPPGNPGLPGIPGPKGNRGDVGLPGAPGVDGVGHLGPAGPRGPKGDAGVTGRAGLDGRDGVPGEPGLDGVPGRAGADGKNGLAGRDGKDGLHGKDGKDGLSITGPKGAQGPPGERGLKGIAGPRGRPGKPGTNGIPGVPGINAWKLQYPNGSSSNDLLIPPSITDLQMPDFQRTVIVEEGRSLNLSCTATGTPTPQVEWRREDGRTINVNGVEMASISGQFLRFTNITRHQMAAYTCYANNGIAPVANATYLVEVQFAPMISVYRQMIYAEYQSSATLECLVEAFPEAIKYWERAYDGKILDPSDKYGIESYPEGFKTTMRLTISNLRKDDFGYYHCVARNELNATMVNFEIAPQDPNSETPYVGNNIKVYGQRPPESECPVCDQCPDPSLYQCKDSILNNFEIQATGNLSYPGLPKRPKTCYLYAVGKPVFHKVVNEKFGSWLRDPSPDCDREKTFVTNENDPYNLFEFTTRIQYRMNSIPRRKYEIQEGFHGNAHVVFNGSFYYQQKNSDLVVKLDLTSLKKITTQLPYAGVAAANRLYTTDYNYMDFNVDEVGLWVIYSTYHSNNTLVAKLDAETLKMQYNFNITLDHHQFGEMFIVCGNLYAIDSGTDKNTQIRYVVDLYKGKLLNTNLPFSNPFSHTTTVGYNPLTVELYSWDKGNALTYPIRYNEQRLISDNS, encoded by the exons ATGTTTCTGGCGGTTAACCAGAGTCTGCAGAACACCAGCAAGAAGAAGCGCAAGCGGCGAACGGGCGAGGATGATCCGCAGGAGGATTCTGGTGATGGGACGCCAGCAGTGCCACGCCTGGAGCCCAGTGCGTCCAGTGACCAGCTGGTCGGCGGTAATGGAGCCACATGTCGGGTGTGCAAGTGCCCGGGGCGACAGTCCTTGACCCTGGTGTACATCTACCTGGGCGCCCTCACCCTCATCCTGGCCAGCCTCTCAATCGTCTTCTACACGCACACCCAGGACATCGAGTCCTTGCCGCAGGTGGAAGAGAGCTATTCGTCCAAGTCCTTTCGGGTGCAATTCCAGGCGGAGTTAATGCGATCGGAGGAGGAGTTAAGGCGGCTGGTCAACAGGAtcatcgaggaggagcagcaatTGGTTGGCAG CACCACCACAAGCAGCACCACCCAAGCGAGGGATCCTCTGAAGAATGAACGCAAGTTCACGGACAACCTGATCAGCCACACACCACGTCCCACCGGGAAGCGAATGCGCCGGGACATCGCCTCCTCCGCTCCGGCTTCCATGCATG CTGATCCGCTGATCGAGTTCTTCAATCCGAACCATCGCAAGGTTCTGGAGGAGCAGGACACCGAGATCCGCAAACGTACGGGTCAAAAGGGCGCCGCTCCCGGCGGAGATGAGTGGATCTATCTGAACACATATTGCCGGGTGCCGGAGAAGATAATCACGGGCTTCTGCAAGGGCACCCAGGACTACTGTCCGCCGGCACCACAAGGACCGACCGGAGAAGTGGGTCCAAAGGGACCACCCGGTAACCCGGGTCTACCGGGCATTCCGGGTCCCAAGGGAAACCGGGGTGATGTGGGCTTACCGGGTGCACCCGGAGTGGATGGCGTGGGCCATTTGGGTCCCGCCGGACCGCGCGGTCCTAAGGGAGATGCCGGGGTCACCGGACGAGCCGGCTTGGATGGACGGGATGGAGTGCCCGGGGAGCCGGGACTCGACGGCGTGCCAGGTCGCGCTGGTGCTGATGGTAAGAATGGCCTGGCTGGACGCGATGGCAAGGATGGGCTCCATGGCAAGGATGGCAAAGATGGTCTGTCCATCACGGGACCCAAGGGTGCGCAGGGACCACCAGGCGAACGAGGACTCAAGG GCATTGCTGGGCCACGTGGTCGTCCTGGCAAGCCGGGCACCAATGGCATACCCGGAGTGCCCGGCATCAATGCCTGGAAGCTGCAATATCCCAATGGCAGCTCCTCCAACGATCTGCTAATACCGCCCTCCATAACAG ATCTTCAAATGCCGGACTTCCAGCGCACGGTGATTGTGGAGGAGGGAAGATCCCTGAACTTGAGCTGCACCGCCACGGGAACTCCCACGCCGCAGGTGGAATGGCGACGTGAGGATGGTCGCACCATCAACGTCAATGGCGTAGAGA TGGCCTCCATCAGCGGACAGTTCCTGAGGTTCACCAACATCACCCGACATCAGATGGCGGCCTACACCTGCTACGCCAACAATGGCATCGCTCCCGTGGCCAATGCCACCTACCTCGTGGAAGTGCAAT TTGCTCCCATGATATCGGTGTACCGCCAAATGATCTACGCGGAGTACCAGAGCAGCGCCACACTCGAGTGCTTGGTGGAGGCCTTCCCCGAAGCCATTAAGTATTGGGAACGTGCCTACGACGGCAAGATACTCGATCCCAGCGACAAGTACGGCATTGAATCGTACCCAGAGGG TTTCAAGACCACCATGCGCTTGACTATCAGCAATCTGCGCAAGGATGACTTTGGCTACTATCATTGTGTGGCCCGCAACGAACTGAATGCCACAATGGTTAACTTTGAAATAGCAC CACAAGATCCGAATAGTGAGACGCCGTATGTGGGCAACAACATCAAGGTATATGGCCAAAGACCGCCGGAGAGCGAGTGCCCCGTTTGCGATCAGTGTCCGGATCCCAG CTTGTACCAGTGCAAGGACTCCATACTGAATAACTTTGAGATCCAGGCTACGGGCAACCTAAGTTATCCGGGATTACCCAAGCGACCAAAGA CTTGCTATTTGTATGCGGTGGGCAAACCCGTCTTCCACAAGGTGGTCAATGAGAAGTTCGGCTCCTGGCTACGAGATCCATCTCCAGATTGTGATCGCGAGAAGACATTCGTCACCAACGAGAACGATCCGTACAATCTGTTCGAGTTCACCACACGCATTCAGTACCGAATGAACAGCATCCCCAGGAGAAAATACGAGATTCAAGAAGGTTTTCAT gGCAATGCTCATGTGGTCTTCAACGGTTCGTTCTACTATCAGCAAAAGAACTCGGATCTGGTGGTCAAGCTGGACTTGACCAGTCTCAAAAAGATAA CCACACAATTGCCATATGCTGGAGTGGCCGCTGCGAATAGGCTGTATACCACGGACTACAACTACATGGACTTCAATGTGGATGAGGTGGGCCTGTGGGTGATCTACAGCACCTACCACTCCAACAATACGCTGGTGGCCAAG TTGGATGCGGAGACGTTGAAGATGCAGTACAACTTTAACATCACCCTGGACCACCATCAATTCGGTGAGATGTTCATCGTGTGCGGCAATCTGTATGCCATCGATTCGGGCACGGATAAGAACACCCAGATTCGATATGTGGTGGACTTGTACAAGGGCAAGCTGCTCAACACCAATCTGCCCTTCTCGAATCCCTTTAGCCACACCACCACCGTGGGCTACAATCCCCTGACTGTG gaACTCTACTCCTGGGACAAGGGCAACGCACTCACATATCCCATACGCTACAATGAGCAGCGCTTAATCTCCGACAATAGTTAG